Proteins co-encoded in one Meiothermus sp. genomic window:
- a CDS encoding outer membrane protein assembly factor yields MKRLFTLMVLFSLALAAPIQEVEVRGTDAVLAALVRISLPFGVGDEPGDLEQARAAVLDTGYFREARVRLEGGKLVVEVVTNPTITKVATSAKAFPEANVLRYLETEQAIGVGSVFNPKKATEAAQALARIYRSEGFPFEPKVTPETKDVAGGVELFFNIDESPEVKSVEVGAATYVPKERLEPLFQPVIENGRFSFERFRDAVGRTADVYAAAGFRGSGVDLTRTTLADGVLKVAFSELKIVEISARGVDISALGLKVGDPFNLDQILDGVNALSRSISRVIDFRPERVSQEGVRLVFQAGEQRFGAIREVRIEGNTAIPTESLLAKIRLKPGDEYNPALANEDFARILREYRDAGYDLVGQPEISFRDGVYVQRLRELRIAGYRIEPALTRTDPSVFLREMPPVGSLFSIGALRQGITNILRTGLLREPPGVRPQQGDKPEDVILVLSFREAQTGSFIPGISWSSLTGWEGNISISDTNLWGLAHQYNVTLGINPNDAGQYLTFSASYRIPWLYIDFADFKQVRTSFGVNVYSQPQANINFPLEQLYNGNTPDLNGDGVIDEKDRTSQWQYTERKTGINFSISRPLSADLPNLRISAGLGWEWNIPILEVNDANRPRCLVKVPDSSNTANPPVAEDAACSEALLQDAQNKFDQNVREFQALNLTLGATYTTLNSPTFPTQGFSVNLSTGYGITFPKGQDPTQYVPVVVTGRTYFQLDQAARQALGLRLSLGTILGTAQDSQKFSLGGNSTDITTLRGYDPRFLDKGTTVLNGSIEYGYDFGLSPTGGTNVYGFVFTDFGRLWPASGDLDAFFLGAGIGLQVNLDLLGAILPPIRLDYGFSQRNPSGRFALRLGLGF; encoded by the coding sequence ATGAAGCGACTGTTCACCTTGATGGTGTTGTTTAGCTTGGCCCTGGCAGCCCCCATACAGGAGGTGGAGGTACGGGGTACGGACGCCGTTTTGGCGGCCTTGGTACGTATCTCCCTGCCTTTTGGCGTAGGGGATGAGCCGGGTGACCTCGAGCAGGCCCGGGCGGCGGTTCTGGATACCGGTTATTTCCGAGAGGCAAGAGTGCGCCTCGAGGGCGGCAAGCTGGTAGTTGAGGTGGTAACCAACCCCACCATTACCAAGGTGGCAACCTCGGCCAAGGCTTTTCCCGAAGCCAACGTGCTTCGCTACCTGGAAACCGAGCAAGCCATTGGAGTGGGCTCGGTATTCAATCCCAAAAAAGCCACTGAGGCTGCCCAGGCACTGGCGCGTATATATCGCAGCGAGGGATTCCCGTTTGAACCCAAGGTAACTCCCGAGACCAAGGACGTGGCGGGTGGGGTAGAGCTTTTCTTCAATATCGATGAGAGCCCAGAAGTTAAGTCGGTGGAGGTGGGAGCGGCCACCTATGTTCCCAAGGAGCGCCTCGAGCCGCTCTTTCAACCGGTGATCGAGAACGGGCGCTTCTCATTCGAACGCTTCCGCGATGCAGTAGGGCGTACGGCCGATGTATACGCGGCGGCGGGTTTTAGGGGTAGTGGGGTTGACCTGACCCGTACCACCCTGGCCGATGGCGTGCTCAAGGTGGCTTTTAGCGAACTCAAAATTGTGGAAATCAGCGCTCGAGGGGTGGATATAAGCGCACTGGGTCTTAAGGTGGGAGATCCCTTCAACCTCGACCAGATTCTGGACGGGGTTAATGCTTTATCCCGCAGCATTAGCCGGGTCATCGACTTCAGGCCCGAACGGGTGAGCCAGGAAGGGGTTCGCCTGGTTTTTCAAGCCGGTGAGCAGCGTTTCGGGGCGATTCGTGAAGTACGTATAGAAGGCAATACGGCCATTCCTACAGAATCACTTTTGGCAAAAATACGGCTCAAGCCCGGCGATGAATATAACCCGGCTCTAGCTAATGAAGACTTTGCTCGAATTCTGCGGGAATACCGCGACGCCGGCTACGACCTGGTTGGGCAGCCTGAAATTAGTTTTCGCGACGGGGTTTATGTGCAGCGGCTACGCGAACTGCGCATCGCAGGCTATCGCATCGAACCCGCACTAACCCGTACCGACCCCAGCGTGTTTTTGCGCGAGATGCCGCCGGTTGGCAGCCTGTTTTCGATCGGTGCTTTGCGGCAGGGCATTACCAACATCCTGCGTACCGGCTTGCTGCGCGAGCCGCCAGGGGTACGACCCCAGCAGGGTGATAAGCCCGAGGATGTGATTTTGGTGCTTAGCTTTCGCGAGGCCCAAACCGGCAGTTTCATACCTGGAATTTCCTGGAGTAGCCTGACTGGTTGGGAAGGCAACATTAGCATTAGCGACACGAATCTGTGGGGATTGGCTCATCAGTACAACGTCACTTTGGGCATTAACCCGAACGATGCGGGCCAGTACCTAACCTTTAGCGCTTCGTACCGGATTCCCTGGCTATACATCGATTTCGCCGACTTCAAACAGGTACGCACCTCATTTGGAGTCAATGTCTACAGCCAGCCCCAGGCCAACATTAACTTTCCCCTCGAGCAACTCTACAACGGCAACACCCCCGATCTTAACGGCGATGGCGTCATTGATGAAAAGGACAGAACATCGCAATGGCAGTACACCGAGCGCAAAACAGGTATCAACTTCTCTATTTCAAGGCCCTTGAGTGCCGATTTGCCCAATTTGCGGATTTCGGCAGGGCTGGGCTGGGAATGGAACATCCCGATACTGGAAGTCAACGATGCCAACCGGCCCCGTTGTTTGGTCAAGGTGCCGGACTCGAGCAACACCGCCAATCCGCCTGTGGCAGAGGATGCAGCGTGCAGCGAAGCCCTGCTGCAGGATGCCCAAAACAAATTTGACCAGAACGTGCGTGAATTCCAGGCTCTGAACCTCACGCTTGGTGCGACCTACACCACACTTAATAGCCCAACCTTTCCCACCCAAGGCTTCTCGGTCAACCTCAGCACCGGCTATGGTATTACCTTCCCCAAAGGCCAGGATCCCACACAGTATGTACCGGTAGTGGTGACGGGTAGAACTTACTTCCAGCTAGATCAGGCGGCACGTCAGGCTCTGGGGCTAAGGCTCTCGCTTGGCACCATTCTAGGAACCGCCCAAGACAGTCAAAAGTTTAGCCTGGGGGGTAACAGCACCGATATCACTACCTTGCGCGGTTATGACCCCCGCTTCCTCGATAAAGGTACTACCGTATTGAACGGCTCCATCGAGTACGGCTACGATTTTGGACTAAGCCCGACGGGTGGAACCAACGTCTACGGCTTTGTATTCACCGACTTTGGCCGCCTCTGGCCTGCCTCGGGCGATCTAGATGCCTTTTTCCTGGGTGCTGGTATCGGCCTGCAGGTTAATCTCGATTTGCTGGGGGCTATCCTGCCGCCCATACGCCTGGACTATGGCTTTAGCCAGCGCAATCCCTCGGGCCGCTTTGCGCTGCGTTTGGGGCTTGGGTTCTAA
- a CDS encoding adenylate/guanylate cyclase domain-containing protein translates to MSAVFFDLSRFTEYALAHPLEDTWEAANTALQMAASHVRLYGGHIDKFFGDGFLAVFGVPRSQESDARAALEAAQAMVASSTLPGRAGVASGLVLRTPLGGGLVGDQTVLGPAINLSQRLSQAAPPGEVWCDATTMRLVPSAITEALPPQPLKGYAEPLTPFRFLGLRTDPPEVLGREQEIGALRRALEAVRAGTGRRVVLYGPMGVGKSYLARHFVETLPDGVRSVMAPRLTTGVTMRYALQQALQKLLPGGLPQLRQLELPEHLRTILDFSIGIEAHPGLPTGELDRLLIETWRTLLARVAQWGPLVVVLEDMHNADPTVLEFTRQPAPPGVMLLLVARQNRWEAADDLEPLLLEPLSLEDTQRLILRIRPDLGPATSLHLAEASGGFPLAVQALSLTSNGEPEPIPLFQPRLDSLPRLARVALQAAAVLGSTVPPELVRHLVGEEADLTRLVGEGYLEADDRGQLRFAIPWLREAILGQVGGQQVQNWHQQAARWYQRQGRLAEAATHLEAAGDTATAYRMWRVVAQQTWAEERYSAAILGYLEALRLAEGNVRWQAALEAAEAHLALGRYAEALELAHLPLEAQELPQTVHQRAWAIRLEASLALERPYGRPSEPVSALSARAGRVELPRAQEIVEPRLVLALARTLPIDEAQNLLEGLPAYLEGAAMLVRARGWLSMGRFDLAQAECEACLSAYTHSPVESFEARQLLSEALWRQFRPSDAISALGPPPGEVLPSWFTSLYNSNLAALELDLGRLEEAGALLEESLLLLEGAPPWVIEWVSRVRLRYLLESGQLDDALYFGESAVTRMPSPGLLALLALAYAFAPGQHNHQMFERLLKGLDDQGDPELQAACELARGIRTEYQGQGGVVHARNAVLLAKRSRNPTLFFYALLVLGFMQQDRNPKKALAISGYLLRQTAATGFVVQHDYARLFRAQLLLASGRDPSSLLELEAKTPLAHLWKTLLLGQLRGEKPPIRAHSLRGYGILGVLARWYLQQPARHLEPRSEQLE, encoded by the coding sequence GTGAGCGCAGTTTTTTTTGACCTCTCGAGGTTCACCGAGTATGCGCTGGCCCACCCACTGGAGGATACCTGGGAGGCTGCCAATACTGCCCTGCAGATGGCTGCGAGTCATGTGCGGCTCTACGGGGGTCACATCGATAAGTTTTTTGGCGACGGTTTCTTGGCAGTGTTTGGGGTGCCCCGCAGCCAGGAATCAGATGCTCGGGCGGCTTTGGAGGCGGCACAGGCTATGGTGGCCTCGAGTACCCTGCCTGGGCGGGCTGGAGTAGCCAGCGGACTGGTTTTGCGGACACCGCTGGGCGGGGGATTGGTGGGCGATCAGACCGTGCTGGGGCCGGCCATCAACCTTTCACAACGATTATCGCAGGCTGCTCCTCCAGGTGAGGTTTGGTGTGATGCAACCACCATGCGTCTCGTTCCAAGCGCGATCACCGAGGCGCTGCCGCCCCAACCCCTCAAAGGCTACGCAGAACCTTTGACGCCGTTTCGGTTTTTGGGATTGCGTACGGATCCGCCGGAGGTACTGGGCCGGGAGCAGGAGATAGGCGCTTTACGCCGGGCGCTTGAGGCGGTTCGGGCAGGTACGGGTCGGCGGGTGGTGTTGTATGGCCCGATGGGGGTAGGAAAGTCCTATCTGGCCCGCCACTTTGTCGAGACCCTTCCGGATGGCGTGCGTAGCGTGATGGCTCCGCGGCTAACCACGGGCGTGACCATGCGCTATGCTTTGCAGCAGGCTCTGCAAAAGCTACTACCCGGCGGTCTTCCCCAACTAAGGCAGCTCGAGCTGCCTGAGCACCTGCGTACAATCCTGGATTTCAGCATAGGTATCGAAGCCCATCCAGGCCTGCCCACTGGTGAACTCGATCGCCTGCTGATTGAGACCTGGAGAACACTTTTGGCACGAGTAGCCCAGTGGGGGCCGCTTGTGGTGGTGCTGGAAGATATGCATAATGCCGACCCAACCGTGCTGGAGTTCACCCGACAGCCTGCGCCCCCTGGGGTCATGCTGCTATTGGTGGCGCGCCAGAACCGCTGGGAGGCCGCCGACGACTTAGAACCCCTTTTGCTCGAGCCCCTCTCACTGGAGGATACCCAGCGCCTGATTTTGCGGATTCGGCCCGACCTGGGCCCGGCCACCAGCCTTCATCTGGCCGAGGCAAGCGGGGGGTTCCCCCTGGCGGTGCAAGCCCTGAGCCTGACCTCAAATGGCGAGCCTGAACCCATTCCGCTGTTTCAACCCAGGCTGGATAGCCTGCCCCGACTGGCCCGGGTGGCCCTGCAGGCAGCGGCAGTGCTGGGTTCTACAGTTCCGCCCGAGCTGGTAAGGCACCTGGTAGGTGAGGAGGCCGATCTAACCCGGCTGGTGGGGGAGGGTTATCTCGAGGCCGACGACCGCGGCCAGCTCCGATTTGCTATTCCCTGGTTGCGCGAGGCAATTCTGGGCCAGGTAGGCGGGCAGCAGGTGCAAAACTGGCACCAGCAGGCGGCGCGCTGGTATCAGCGCCAGGGCCGCCTGGCCGAGGCTGCAACCCACCTGGAAGCGGCGGGTGACACCGCCACGGCCTACCGTATGTGGCGGGTGGTTGCACAGCAGACCTGGGCAGAGGAGCGTTACTCGGCGGCCATCTTGGGCTACCTCGAGGCTCTGCGTCTGGCCGAGGGTAATGTGCGCTGGCAGGCGGCGCTCGAGGCAGCCGAAGCCCACCTGGCCTTGGGCCGCTATGCGGAAGCCCTCGAGCTCGCACACCTTCCACTGGAGGCCCAGGAACTCCCTCAAACCGTGCATCAGCGGGCCTGGGCGATTCGACTCGAGGCCAGCCTGGCTCTTGAGCGCCCGTATGGCCGGCCTTCGGAGCCGGTCAGCGCCTTGTCGGCTCGAGCGGGCCGGGTGGAGCTGCCCAGAGCCCAGGAAATTGTTGAACCTCGCCTGGTGCTGGCGCTGGCCCGTACGCTGCCCATCGACGAAGCACAAAACTTGCTGGAAGGCCTCCCCGCATACCTCGAAGGGGCCGCTATGCTGGTTCGCGCTCGAGGCTGGCTGAGCATGGGGCGGTTTGATCTGGCCCAGGCTGAGTGCGAAGCCTGTCTCAGCGCCTATACCCATAGCCCAGTTGAAAGTTTCGAGGCGCGTCAGCTTCTTTCCGAGGCACTCTGGAGGCAGTTCAGGCCCAGCGATGCCATAAGCGCCCTGGGCCCTCCGCCGGGTGAGGTACTGCCTTCTTGGTTTACTAGCCTATATAACAGCAACCTGGCTGCACTCGAGCTCGACCTGGGTCGGTTGGAAGAAGCGGGTGCTTTGCTGGAGGAAAGCTTGCTGCTGCTCGAGGGTGCACCCCCCTGGGTGATTGAGTGGGTAAGCCGTGTCCGCTTGCGCTATTTGCTAGAGTCGGGCCAGCTAGACGACGCGCTGTACTTTGGGGAGTCGGCGGTGACCCGGATGCCCTCTCCAGGTCTGTTGGCCCTTCTAGCCCTGGCCTATGCTTTTGCCCCGGGACAGCATAACCACCAGATGTTTGAGCGACTGCTCAAAGGTCTGGACGACCAGGGAGATCCGGAGCTACAGGCAGCTTGTGAACTGGCGAGGGGTATCCGTACTGAATACCAGGGGCAGGGCGGGGTTGTCCATGCTCGTAATGCGGTGTTGCTGGCAAAGCGGAGCCGTAATCCCACCCTCTTCTTCTATGCGCTTCTTGTGCTTGGTTTTATGCAGCAAGACCGCAACCCCAAAAAGGCGCTGGCCATCTCGGGCTATCTGTTGCGTCAGACTGCAGCTACGGGCTTTGTGGTGCAGCATGACTATGCTCGTTTGTTCCGTGCACAACTTCTACTGGCTTCTGGACGCGACCCTTCCAGCCTGCTGGAACTCGAGGCCAAGACCCCACTGGCCCACCTATGGAAAACCCTGCTGCTGGGGCAGCTCAGAGGTGAAAAACCCCCCATAAGAGCCCATAGTCTTCGTGGATACGGAATCTTGGGCGTTTTGGCACGATGGTATCTCCAGCAGCCCGCCAGGCATCTGGAGCCGCGTTCGGAACAGCTCGAGTAG
- the dnaG gene encoding DNA primase, translated as MDAQSAQAIELIRSRMSIRELVGRYVVLKPSGRGTWKGLCPFHQEKTPSFQVDENKGLCYCFGCKSGGDIFAFLQKIEGIEFREALERLAQETGVELPQYKGRSAGRKEALQVLELTQAYFRSHLPGPALQYLQARGLTPASIEQFGLGYAPKSWDGLVKYLHEHGVSPQEGLEAGVLMEREGRYFDRFRHRVTFPILDPLGRIVAFTARALEKDDNPKYLNSPETALFKKSQLLYGYPQARAAIRERGRAVVVEGLFDVIALHQMGFPETVAVLGSSLSVEQAHLLRRADATELYLAFDADEAGRKATLQSLNLEIARSFVVYAVLLEGGKDPGDLLLVPDGKDRFDTALESALPEVEYRFEVASAGLDLKKPEHKQKILEALKPRLISSEPFDPVVEKLKAKVIGALELTPRALEDYLARARTPKRKASSAPDRTQGIGLSRPDLTEKRLLRELDVIALLYSVPEEEFLQWALYVEDHTWPPEGSLLAEFMQAARSEQGKSRILKHFEQRGEGARLMDVLMKSPSFDRKSLEAHLNVALARVREVYYEMRLDKLKAQLKSTTDLDETRTLTKEIQEVLQAIEAERRVYKR; from the coding sequence ATGGATGCTCAAAGCGCCCAAGCCATCGAACTTATCCGCTCCCGGATGTCCATCCGAGAGCTGGTGGGCCGGTACGTGGTGCTTAAACCGAGCGGCCGGGGCACCTGGAAGGGTTTATGCCCTTTTCATCAGGAAAAAACCCCCTCTTTTCAGGTAGACGAGAACAAAGGACTCTGCTACTGCTTTGGCTGCAAGAGCGGAGGGGACATCTTTGCTTTTCTGCAAAAAATCGAGGGCATCGAGTTTCGTGAAGCCCTGGAGCGCCTGGCTCAGGAGACCGGAGTAGAGCTGCCGCAGTATAAGGGGCGTTCTGCCGGGCGCAAGGAGGCTCTGCAAGTCCTCGAGCTCACCCAGGCCTATTTCCGCTCCCACCTGCCAGGCCCGGCCCTGCAATACCTGCAAGCGCGTGGTTTGACCCCGGCCTCCATCGAGCAGTTTGGCCTGGGCTATGCTCCCAAAAGCTGGGATGGCCTGGTCAAGTACCTCCATGAACACGGTGTAAGTCCACAGGAAGGCCTGGAAGCGGGAGTGCTCATGGAGCGCGAAGGGCGCTACTTCGACCGTTTCCGCCACCGCGTGACCTTTCCTATCCTGGATCCGCTGGGCCGCATCGTGGCTTTTACGGCTCGAGCCCTGGAAAAAGACGATAATCCCAAATACCTTAACTCTCCAGAGACGGCCCTGTTCAAGAAGAGCCAGTTGCTGTACGGCTACCCTCAGGCCCGCGCGGCCATTCGTGAGCGCGGACGGGCGGTGGTGGTGGAGGGACTATTCGATGTAATAGCCCTGCACCAGATGGGTTTTCCTGAGACTGTGGCGGTGCTGGGCTCATCGCTCTCGGTTGAGCAGGCCCACCTATTGAGACGGGCCGATGCTACCGAGCTTTATCTCGCGTTCGATGCCGACGAGGCCGGGCGCAAGGCTACCTTGCAAAGCCTGAACCTGGAGATTGCTCGCAGCTTTGTGGTGTATGCAGTGCTGCTCGAGGGCGGCAAAGACCCTGGCGACTTGCTGCTTGTTCCAGATGGTAAAGACCGTTTCGATACTGCACTGGAGAGTGCGCTGCCCGAGGTGGAGTACCGCTTCGAAGTGGCTTCGGCGGGGCTCGACCTCAAAAAGCCGGAACACAAGCAAAAAATCCTCGAGGCCCTCAAACCCCGCCTAATCTCCAGCGAACCCTTCGATCCGGTGGTCGAAAAGCTAAAGGCCAAGGTCATCGGTGCGCTGGAGCTGACCCCACGCGCGCTGGAAGATTATCTGGCCCGGGCCCGTACCCCCAAGCGAAAGGCCTCTTCTGCCCCCGATCGAACCCAGGGCATTGGTCTAAGCCGGCCTGATCTCACGGAAAAACGCCTTTTGCGCGAGCTGGACGTTATTGCTCTTTTATACTCGGTGCCCGAGGAAGAGTTTTTGCAGTGGGCGCTTTATGTCGAAGACCACACCTGGCCGCCGGAGGGGAGCCTACTGGCCGAATTTATGCAGGCCGCCCGTTCCGAGCAGGGCAAGAGCCGTATCCTGAAGCACTTTGAACAACGCGGCGAAGGGGCCCGCTTGATGGATGTTCTGATGAAAAGCCCCAGCTTCGATCGAAAGAGCCTCGAGGCCCACCTGAACGTAGCCTTGGCCCGGGTACGCGAGGTGTACTACGAAATGCGCCTAGACAAACTAAAGGCCCAACTCAAAAGTACCACCGACCTCGACGAGACTCGTACTCTAACTAAAGAGATCCAAGAGGTGCTGCAGGCCATCGAAGCGGAGCGGCGGGTGTATAAGCGCTAA